The Cryomorphaceae bacterium 1068 genome window below encodes:
- a CDS encoding 6-phosphogluconate dehydrogenase, translating into MSTMSEKTASAKSGAKKFLRRLLAIVIVLFIAVMLFFYYGVYSSGVRAGVVLKVSNKGAIFKTYEGQLDLLSFGAVKSDNQLSQTFEFSIEKDNTDLIQELEAVALSGERVRLRYDEKYVVLPWRGDTKYFVTEIERSEKPAVPNRTGGEFPQ; encoded by the coding sequence ATGAGCACTATGTCTGAAAAAACCGCTTCCGCGAAATCCGGTGCAAAAAAATTTCTACGTCGACTACTCGCAATCGTCATTGTCCTTTTTATTGCAGTTATGCTATTCTTCTATTATGGAGTTTACAGCTCAGGCGTAAGAGCTGGCGTAGTTCTAAAAGTCAGCAATAAAGGAGCGATCTTCAAAACGTACGAAGGACAGTTAGACCTACTCAGTTTTGGAGCGGTAAAAAGCGATAATCAACTTTCACAGACATTTGAATTTAGTATCGAAAAGGATAATACTGATTTAATTCAGGAATTAGAGGCGGTCGCACTTAGCGGAGAACGAGTAAGACTTCGTTACGACGAGAAATACGTCGTATTGCCTTGGAGGGGTGACACAAAGTATTTCGTAACTGAAATTGAACGAAGCGAAAAACCTGCTGTACCCAATAGAACGGGAGGAGAGTTTCCTCAATAA
- a CDS encoding T9SS type A sorting domain-containing protein — MKNLTLVLALLVSVQLYSQCYPDRHNTSWNDAWYSCEESENPNTERDMGHWIMYDFRHKYKLGQGKLWNINAPDRLTDGFNSFTVDYSLDAENWETLGEFTASQGPGDPLYEGEELFNFAGDSARYVLLTAASNYGGDCYGIAEMRIDVVDLVEDLNETQDECLYVDVYPNPHESNFTLNVGSFCEGPIYYQLYNSSAVQVKQGNIPEGGIQNFQMTTSGIPSGVYYLVVIQNGNSKQTPIVKINN, encoded by the coding sequence ATGAAAAATCTCACACTGGTTTTAGCTCTTTTGGTGTCTGTGCAATTGTATTCGCAATGCTATCCTGATCGACACAATACATCTTGGAATGATGCTTGGTACTCTTGTGAAGAGTCCGAAAATCCTAATACTGAAAGAGACATGGGTCACTGGATCATGTATGATTTCAGACACAAATACAAGTTGGGACAAGGAAAGCTTTGGAATATAAACGCACCTGATCGATTGACCGATGGCTTCAATAGCTTCACTGTCGATTACAGTCTTGACGCTGAAAACTGGGAAACTCTCGGGGAGTTTACTGCATCGCAAGGCCCTGGAGATCCTCTGTACGAAGGCGAGGAACTATTTAATTTTGCAGGAGATTCAGCCAGATACGTACTACTAACTGCTGCCTCAAATTATGGAGGTGACTGCTACGGTATCGCCGAAATGCGCATAGATGTGGTAGACTTGGTGGAAGATTTAAACGAGACTCAAGACGAGTGCCTTTATGTAGATGTCTATCCTAATCCACACGAATCAAATTTCACACTGAATGTGGGAAGTTTTTGTGAGGGCCCCATATACTACCAATTGTATAATTCTTCGGCTGTTCAAGTAAAACAGGGTAATATACCCGAGGGTGGAATACAGAATTTCCAAATGACAACATCAGGAATTCCAAGCGGTGTGTACTATTTAGTGGTTATTCAAAACGGAAATTCCAAACAAACTCCGATTGTGAAAATCAACAATTGA
- a CDS encoding DUF1501 domain-containing protein, which translates to MSPKNKNIQSRRTFLRNTGCAALASTTLFSSLVNMKAIAAATLDKKEEFGDYKAMVCILLAGGADSHNMLIPRGGIEYNEYLTTRSNLAIPQSQILPLNHTAVSGKLFGVHPEMPQTQSLFNSGKLAWLSNVGTLIEPITKAQYESNSALTPLGLFSHSDQIKHWQTGRPGDRTVHGWAGRMADLIQSQNANKNLSMNVSLSGNNFFQSGNNTNEFSIKSSGEFGLDGYATENNYHTIRDAAINDMLERDYADIYKKTYINTMKKSLEGSLEMEEALASVGEFNTQFSNTKLSDQLKMIAKVIGAREELGFSRQTFFINLSGWDHHDEILESQQEQLPILDSALGEFMSVLEELGVDNDVTTFTISDFGRTLTSNGDGSDHAWGGNAMVMGGAVNGGQIFGEAPSLELGSDLMLPRGVLIPTTSASEYFAELAAWYGVSQGDIFEIFPDLENFYSPGSGYPIGFMDPNA; encoded by the coding sequence ATGAGCCCTAAGAACAAAAATATTCAGAGCAGACGGACATTCTTGAGAAATACAGGATGTGCTGCATTGGCAAGCACAACCCTGTTTTCTTCTTTGGTCAATATGAAAGCGATCGCAGCGGCAACACTTGACAAAAAAGAAGAATTTGGTGACTACAAAGCAATGGTGTGCATATTACTGGCGGGTGGAGCAGACTCGCACAATATGCTGATCCCTCGCGGTGGAATTGAATACAATGAGTATTTAACCACTAGGTCGAATCTAGCCATTCCACAAAGTCAAATCCTACCACTGAACCATACCGCAGTAAGCGGGAAACTTTTCGGAGTGCATCCTGAAATGCCGCAAACACAAAGTCTTTTCAACTCGGGAAAACTAGCCTGGTTGTCAAATGTGGGAACCTTGATTGAGCCCATTACTAAGGCACAATACGAATCAAATTCAGCATTAACCCCTCTTGGGCTTTTTTCACACTCAGATCAAATTAAGCACTGGCAAACAGGTAGGCCGGGAGATAGAACCGTACATGGTTGGGCAGGAAGAATGGCCGATTTGATTCAATCTCAAAATGCAAACAAAAACTTATCAATGAATGTATCATTGAGCGGAAACAATTTCTTTCAGAGTGGAAATAACACAAATGAGTTTTCTATAAAGTCATCAGGCGAGTTTGGTCTGGACGGATACGCTACTGAAAACAACTACCACACTATAAGAGACGCCGCAATTAATGATATGCTGGAACGAGACTATGCAGATATTTACAAAAAGACTTACATCAATACAATGAAGAAATCTCTGGAAGGCAGTCTGGAGATGGAAGAAGCTCTGGCTTCTGTTGGAGAATTTAACACGCAGTTCTCAAATACTAAGCTTTCAGATCAGCTAAAAATGATCGCAAAAGTAATAGGTGCTCGTGAGGAGCTAGGGTTTAGTCGACAGACCTTCTTTATTAATCTCAGTGGGTGGGATCACCACGATGAAATTCTTGAATCTCAACAAGAGCAATTACCAATATTAGATTCTGCATTGGGTGAATTCATGAGTGTCTTGGAAGAGCTTGGAGTAGACAATGATGTGACCACATTTACCATATCCGATTTCGGACGCACACTCACTTCAAATGGTGATGGTTCCGACCACGCTTGGGGTGGAAATGCAATGGTAATGGGAGGAGCAGTAAACGGCGGACAAATTTTCGGTGAGGCACCTTCACTTGAATTGGGTAGCGATTTAATGCTCCCGAGAGGAGTATTAATCCCAACTACTTCAGCTTCAGAATATTTTGCCGAATTGGCCGCTTGGTATGGTGTAAGTCAAGGAGATATTTTTGAAATTTTCCCCGATCTGGAAAACTTCTACTCGCCCGGAAGTGGATACCCCATCGGATTTATGGACCCAAACGCATAA
- a CDS encoding DUF1800 family protein — MSLIKLSSAFLGIFCVSLSYAQLEVYNDYVGGGHSQDIIISSSSSYSDPDWVDNSVPLKTINGEGLDGRKAEATRFLYQAALGGRKVDIESLSATLDFEGWIDEQMELPQTNFLSLTRQTYLAARQRNEDINGTSAEYAYNEVHFQFAWWQAALSRQDVLRQRVAFALSEIFVISTDSDIRNDGDGVASYYNMLMSNAFGNYRELIEDVTYHPAMGIYLSHFRNRVTDLENNVYPDENYAREIMQLFSIGLFELEQNGALKLNSEDLPIPTYDAEDIRNMAKVMTGLGAGAITDEGVEDGRELNFNSTANILDYTVPLVMYDEYHEEGQKIILGDKEIPEGQTGEEDIDMALDYLFNHPNVAPFIARRLIQQLVKSNPSPSYVLDVAQTFNNNGDGVRGDLAAVVKEILLHEEARDCLWKEEPTNGKLKSPVGRYIQMAREFVDRENVSKYWTSGFTFENETYQLPLSSPSVFNFYLPDHQPNGDIYDQDLYAPEFEIHNSVTSLGFANQADIWARQQQSIFSIFDLEYFVPLKQDDLKDLAKNPEVLVNEMDMRLCHGDMTAETRSTIIGALEEMNFGTEYLQNRVELAFYLTLISPDFAIQK; from the coding sequence ATGTCTTTAATCAAACTTTCTTCTGCCTTCCTAGGCATTTTTTGTGTCAGCTTGAGCTATGCTCAACTTGAAGTCTATAACGATTACGTGGGTGGTGGACATTCACAAGATATCATCATCAGTTCAAGCAGTAGTTATTCTGACCCCGATTGGGTTGATAATTCGGTACCGTTAAAAACCATCAATGGCGAGGGTTTGGATGGAAGAAAAGCCGAGGCTACAAGATTTCTTTATCAAGCTGCTCTCGGCGGTCGAAAAGTTGATATAGAGAGTCTATCTGCTACCCTCGATTTCGAGGGGTGGATTGATGAGCAAATGGAACTACCACAGACCAATTTTCTTTCCTTAACACGTCAAACATACTTGGCCGCAAGACAACGCAACGAAGATATAAATGGCACTTCAGCAGAATACGCTTATAATGAAGTCCACTTTCAGTTTGCATGGTGGCAAGCTGCGCTTTCCAGACAGGATGTGCTCAGGCAAAGAGTTGCTTTCGCTCTAAGCGAAATATTTGTCATTTCTACAGACTCAGATATCAGAAATGATGGTGACGGGGTGGCATCCTACTATAATATGCTCATGTCTAATGCATTCGGAAACTATCGCGAACTCATAGAAGATGTGACCTATCATCCGGCTATGGGAATTTACCTAAGTCATTTCCGAAATAGGGTTACAGATTTGGAGAATAATGTTTATCCCGATGAAAATTACGCCAGAGAAATCATGCAATTGTTTTCAATCGGTTTGTTCGAACTTGAGCAAAATGGCGCGCTGAAGCTAAACTCCGAAGACCTCCCCATACCTACCTACGATGCAGAAGATATAAGGAACATGGCAAAAGTGATGACAGGCTTGGGTGCCGGAGCAATTACAGACGAGGGAGTAGAAGATGGGAGAGAGTTAAATTTTAACTCTACGGCCAATATTCTCGACTACACCGTACCATTAGTCATGTACGACGAGTACCACGAAGAGGGGCAAAAAATTATTTTGGGAGACAAAGAAATTCCCGAAGGCCAAACGGGTGAAGAAGATATTGATATGGCATTGGACTATTTATTCAATCATCCCAATGTAGCTCCATTCATAGCCAGGAGACTGATTCAACAATTGGTGAAATCTAACCCCAGCCCATCATATGTATTGGATGTGGCTCAAACTTTCAATAACAATGGAGATGGAGTTCGCGGAGATCTTGCTGCAGTTGTAAAAGAAATATTGTTACATGAAGAAGCCAGAGATTGCTTATGGAAAGAGGAGCCAACGAATGGCAAGCTTAAATCGCCGGTAGGAAGATACATTCAAATGGCGCGAGAATTTGTAGATCGAGAGAATGTTTCAAAGTATTGGACATCCGGTTTTACTTTTGAAAATGAAACCTACCAGTTGCCCTTATCATCTCCATCGGTATTTAACTTCTATTTACCTGACCATCAACCAAACGGCGATATTTACGATCAAGATTTGTATGCGCCTGAGTTCGAAATACACAACTCGGTAACATCTCTTGGTTTTGCCAATCAGGCAGACATATGGGCGCGACAGCAGCAAAGCATCTTCTCAATATTCGACTTGGAGTATTTCGTACCACTGAAACAAGATGACTTGAAAGATCTTGCCAAAAATCCCGAGGTATTGGTAAACGAGATGGATATGCGCCTTTGTCATGGCGATATGACTGCCGAAACCCGCAGCACTATAATAGGAGCGTTAGAAGAAATGAATTTTGGAACTGAATATCTTCAAAACAGGGTAGAACTCGCATTTTATTTAACATTAATCAGTCCCGATTTTGCAATTCAGAAATAA
- a CDS encoding glycosyltransferase, whose product MKVCLINTNRKWGGGEKWHSQTALKLAKKGYEVTMIAYPNSSLAQALRNSVEVLEFKIGKLSFLNPQIFKRLRKLFNTQQFDAIIMNLPSDVKVFAKPASKSGIKKIIYRRGMNHPIKASWLNRYIYKTFITDIIANSEDVKRSVFRFIPELEKKITVLPNGIDISKAMEKSPPRSEKLLIGNLGRLVEQKGQSDLIELGALLQSEGTDFHIHIGGEGPLRSDLENEIERLGLQNHITLLGEVKPPDFFPLIDYFVFPSRFEGLSNAMLESLQYGKPIICYDIASNSEIVENDVNGYLVKPYEVENIKTLLLELRASPEKYASIQNKGWEILQEKFDEKKLFAQLEQLIQSKP is encoded by the coding sequence GTGAAAGTATGCTTGATTAATACAAACCGAAAGTGGGGTGGAGGCGAAAAATGGCATTCACAAACAGCGCTTAAACTGGCCAAAAAAGGATACGAGGTTACTATGATTGCCTATCCGAATTCATCTCTAGCTCAAGCTTTGCGGAATTCTGTAGAAGTATTGGAATTTAAAATAGGGAAGCTTTCTTTTCTTAATCCTCAGATTTTTAAACGATTAAGAAAACTTTTCAACACTCAGCAATTTGATGCTATTATCATGAATTTGCCGAGTGATGTGAAGGTGTTTGCAAAACCCGCATCTAAATCCGGAATAAAGAAAATCATCTACCGTAGAGGGATGAATCATCCTATAAAGGCCTCTTGGCTAAATAGGTATATCTACAAGACCTTTATCACCGATATTATTGCTAATTCTGAAGATGTAAAGCGTAGCGTTTTCAGATTCATTCCCGAATTGGAAAAGAAAATCACGGTTCTCCCAAACGGAATAGACATCTCCAAAGCCATGGAGAAAAGTCCTCCTCGTAGCGAAAAACTATTAATTGGAAATCTTGGTAGATTAGTTGAACAAAAAGGTCAGTCAGATCTTATTGAGCTGGGTGCTCTGCTTCAGTCTGAAGGTACGGATTTCCATATTCACATCGGTGGAGAAGGACCGTTGCGGTCTGATTTAGAAAATGAGATCGAACGATTAGGACTTCAAAACCACATCACACTTTTAGGAGAAGTGAAACCGCCTGATTTTTTTCCGCTTATCGACTATTTCGTTTTCCCATCTCGATTCGAAGGACTGTCCAATGCCATGCTAGAGTCTTTGCAATATGGAAAACCCATTATTTGCTACGATATCGCTTCCAATTCAGAAATCGTGGAAAACGATGTTAATGGGTATTTAGTCAAACCATATGAGGTCGAAAACATAAAAACCCTTTTGCTCGAATTAAGGGCAAGTCCTGAGAAGTACGCGTCGATCCAAAATAAAGGGTGGGAAATCTTGCAGGAAAAGTTTGACGAGAAAAAGCTTTTTGCACAACTTGAGCAGCTGATTCAGTCAAAACCCTAG
- a CDS encoding LytTR family DNA-binding domain-containing protein, which yields MIRILIIEDEAPAYRRLDNLLRNQDLDFEIADVIDSISDSVKWLNNHSTPDLIFSDIQLSDGLSFEIYKQVEVHCPIIFTTAFDEYMLNAFQTNGIDYLLKPIQEEELKRSLEKFKRFRLQENADSGKQVEKLLEVLESGESRFRNRFLVRLGDRLIPVKTEAVAYFCYKDGATEMIQSSGKRYVIDQPLDELEKQLNPNKFFRLNRQFLASEESIGLIHRYFKGKLKVELSPEADDEVIVSREKAAKFKIWMDGQVL from the coding sequence ATGATTCGAATCTTGATCATAGAAGATGAAGCGCCGGCTTACAGAAGACTCGACAACTTATTGCGGAATCAAGATTTGGATTTTGAAATCGCAGACGTTATAGACTCCATTTCAGATTCAGTGAAATGGCTCAACAACCATTCTACTCCTGATCTGATCTTCAGCGACATTCAGCTCTCTGATGGGTTGAGTTTTGAGATTTACAAACAGGTCGAAGTACACTGTCCCATCATTTTCACCACAGCCTTTGACGAGTATATGCTGAATGCTTTTCAAACCAATGGAATAGACTATTTGCTCAAGCCCATTCAAGAAGAGGAATTAAAGCGCAGCCTTGAAAAATTCAAGCGCTTCAGGTTACAAGAAAATGCCGATTCAGGAAAGCAAGTAGAGAAACTCCTGGAAGTTCTGGAAAGCGGTGAAAGCCGATTTCGCAACCGTTTTCTTGTGCGGCTAGGCGATAGACTCATCCCTGTTAAAACTGAAGCTGTAGCATACTTTTGCTATAAAGATGGCGCAACAGAAATGATTCAAAGCTCGGGTAAACGTTATGTCATCGACCAACCATTGGACGAGCTCGAAAAACAACTCAACCCAAATAAGTTCTTTCGATTGAACAGGCAGTTCTTAGCCTCAGAAGAATCCATTGGTTTGATCCACCGCTATTTTAAGGGAAAGCTCAAAGTTGAGCTGAGCCCTGAGGCGGATGATGAAGTTATCGTGAGTCGTGAAAAAGCCGCCAAGTTCAAAATTTGGATGGACGGGCAAGTCCTCTAG
- a CDS encoding histidine kinase, with translation MKISFLIKEPWPRIIGIPIVGVIAAWLHNGWPLPFESFLQATVFTAVMWNGDYFIIKFFRKRWPSLDATHKRILTTILAVCTYNILADYALCYLFNSAEESQEYWGSEMASNLLKNLMLTAIVGTLYEAGYFFSKWKKQTIEMEQLRNQQLRSELSVLKNQISPHFLFNSLNTLVTLIHENQDQAAKFTEKLSEVYRYILQFKDKELVRLSTEIKFSKAFIYLLKMRFEEGLEIEINLDIVDQDRYVAPLTIQMLIENAVKHNVVSKNQPLHIKIYSEQGKSLIVKNNLQHKPADGKSTHTGLENIQSRYALLTNREVDIIKTQSHFMVALPLVELVLDDEGIYEEVKL, from the coding sequence ATGAAAATTTCATTCCTCATAAAAGAGCCTTGGCCTCGGATCATCGGTATACCAATAGTTGGGGTAATTGCTGCCTGGCTACATAACGGATGGCCTCTTCCATTTGAAAGCTTCCTACAGGCTACTGTATTTACTGCTGTAATGTGGAATGGAGACTACTTTATTATCAAATTTTTTAGGAAAAGATGGCCTTCACTTGATGCTACTCACAAGCGGATTCTAACCACTATTTTGGCTGTCTGTACTTACAATATTCTTGCTGACTACGCGCTATGCTACCTTTTTAATTCAGCAGAGGAATCTCAGGAATATTGGGGTAGTGAAATGGCATCGAATCTTCTAAAGAATTTGATGCTGACCGCTATTGTGGGTACTTTGTACGAAGCGGGCTATTTCTTCTCTAAATGGAAAAAGCAAACCATTGAAATGGAGCAGCTTCGGAACCAGCAACTCCGATCTGAATTGAGTGTATTAAAAAACCAAATCTCTCCTCACTTCCTTTTTAACAGTTTGAATACCTTGGTTACTTTGATTCACGAGAATCAGGATCAAGCGGCCAAATTCACTGAAAAACTTTCAGAAGTCTATCGATACATATTACAGTTCAAAGACAAGGAGCTAGTGCGATTGAGTACGGAAATCAAATTCTCAAAGGCATTCATATACCTTCTCAAAATGCGCTTTGAAGAAGGCTTGGAAATTGAAATTAACTTGGACATAGTGGATCAAGATAGATATGTGGCACCGCTTACCATACAAATGCTGATCGAAAATGCAGTCAAGCATAATGTGGTTTCAAAAAATCAACCGCTTCACATCAAAATCTATTCGGAACAAGGCAAATCTCTGATTGTGAAGAATAATCTGCAGCACAAACCTGCCGATGGAAAATCAACTCATACGGGATTGGAAAATATTCAATCGAGATACGCGCTTTTAACGAATAGAGAAGTGGATATCATAAAAACACAAAGTCATTTTATGGTAGCGCTACCTCTGGTGGAGCTCGTTTTGGATGACGAAGGAATCTATGAAGAAGTGAAACTATGA
- a CDS encoding carboxypeptidase-like regulatory domain-containing protein — MKTLLQITLFLISATIFAQTETQTQIVRGTINDMDSQTPLPGVNIILIDSDPFLGGVTDMNGNFRIEGVPVGRQNFLVQYIGYKSQTIPNVLVTAGKQVVLNIQLEESVEALNEVVITADSDKDLPNNEMAKVSARTFSLEEVTRFSGGRNDVARLATNFAGVSGANDSRNDLVVRGNSPTGLLWRVEGLPIGTTNHFSTLGTTGGPVSALNTNLLRTSDFITGAFPAEYGNANAAVFDVKFRNGNSEELEFTGQVSAFSGAEAMVEGPLNFNKGASFLVSYRYGIASVAATGTSAVPFYQDLSFKFNFGETRLGRFELFGMGGISSIDFLGDEIEEDDLFADPNEDAFVENQLGLVGINHTLLFQNKSYLKTTVGATLMSSSFNQDNYTTDDRNVKYRATEVDDIETRYTISSQYNRKFNARFNIRAGGIMELYNLNSTVLDRDRRPEIPDDNGDGIPDFFIPLRDVDNSSPLTQLYAQGEYKFSDKLSWTFGLHGQFLELTGDAMVGPRTALSYQLNPKHRFSVAYGLHGQMVPLPILAFEENLGDGVFETTNDELEFTKSHHVVVGYDFKPSPSWRFKAEAYLQSIFDAPVESVSSSYSVLNEGADFAFDPRGSLVNEGTGMNVGVEFTAEKFFSNGYYGLATISLFDSQYEGSDGVERSTAFNNQYVANALFGKEWPIGKEKRNVLTFDTKVTFSGGRPYTPIDLEATRENDGREVLFEELAFSETYSDYFRWDVKFGFRLNGKKSKVSHQFFVDLQNVTNRENIFVKRYNPVTDEINDVNQIGFFPDVMYRIQF; from the coding sequence ATGAAAACGCTTTTACAAATTACCTTATTTCTTATTTCCGCGACGATATTCGCTCAAACGGAAACTCAAACACAAATAGTACGAGGAACCATTAATGATATGGATTCTCAAACACCTTTACCCGGTGTAAACATCATCTTGATTGATTCTGATCCCTTTTTGGGAGGCGTCACCGATATGAATGGAAACTTTCGGATAGAAGGTGTCCCGGTTGGTCGGCAAAACTTTCTGGTCCAATACATTGGTTACAAATCTCAAACGATTCCTAACGTGCTTGTAACCGCAGGAAAGCAAGTGGTTCTGAATATCCAATTGGAAGAATCAGTTGAAGCATTAAACGAAGTCGTTATTACGGCTGATTCGGATAAAGATCTACCCAACAATGAGATGGCAAAAGTCAGTGCCAGAACATTCAGCTTAGAGGAAGTGACAAGATTCAGTGGAGGTAGAAATGATGTCGCAAGGCTTGCCACAAACTTTGCAGGAGTTAGCGGTGCCAATGATTCTAGAAATGACCTCGTTGTTCGCGGAAACTCTCCAACCGGACTTTTATGGCGAGTTGAGGGATTGCCCATCGGAACCACTAATCATTTTTCTACTCTGGGTACAACAGGTGGTCCGGTTAGTGCTTTGAACACGAACCTTTTGAGAACGAGTGATTTCATTACAGGAGCCTTCCCAGCCGAGTATGGGAATGCCAATGCCGCTGTATTTGATGTGAAGTTCAGAAATGGAAATTCTGAGGAATTGGAATTCACTGGTCAAGTATCCGCATTTAGCGGGGCTGAGGCAATGGTAGAAGGACCGCTAAATTTTAATAAAGGAGCTTCCTTCCTTGTTTCATACCGATACGGCATAGCCAGTGTGGCAGCGACGGGAACATCTGCCGTGCCTTTTTATCAAGACCTCTCGTTTAAGTTCAATTTTGGAGAAACCAGACTTGGAAGATTTGAGCTATTCGGTATGGGCGGAATTAGTAGCATCGACTTTTTGGGTGATGAAATTGAAGAGGATGATCTTTTTGCAGATCCCAATGAGGATGCCTTTGTAGAAAACCAATTGGGACTGGTAGGAATCAATCACACACTGTTATTTCAAAACAAGTCATACTTGAAAACAACGGTTGGTGCTACACTAATGTCTAGTTCTTTTAATCAAGATAACTACACTACCGATGATCGAAACGTAAAGTATAGAGCTACTGAGGTTGATGATATTGAAACACGGTACACCATATCTTCTCAGTACAATAGAAAGTTCAACGCACGCTTTAACATAAGAGCCGGTGGTATAATGGAACTTTACAACCTCAACAGCACGGTTTTGGATAGAGACCGCCGACCTGAAATCCCTGACGATAATGGTGACGGAATTCCAGACTTCTTCATTCCACTAAGAGACGTGGACAACTCTTCACCACTAACTCAGCTTTACGCCCAAGGCGAGTATAAGTTTTCAGACAAGTTGAGTTGGACATTTGGATTGCACGGACAGTTTCTTGAGTTGACGGGAGACGCTATGGTGGGTCCCAGAACGGCCCTGAGTTACCAACTCAATCCAAAGCATAGATTCTCGGTAGCTTATGGATTGCATGGCCAAATGGTTCCACTTCCTATACTGGCATTTGAAGAAAACCTTGGGGATGGTGTTTTCGAGACCACCAATGACGAGCTTGAATTTACCAAAAGTCACCATGTGGTGGTAGGTTATGATTTCAAACCAAGTCCAAGCTGGAGATTCAAGGCTGAGGCATACCTCCAAAGTATTTTCGATGCACCGGTTGAGTCGGTTTCTTCCAGTTATTCTGTATTGAACGAAGGTGCTGACTTCGCTTTTGACCCAAGAGGTTCTTTGGTAAACGAAGGAACGGGAATGAATGTGGGGGTGGAATTTACAGCCGAAAAATTCTTTAGCAATGGATACTACGGATTGGCAACCATCTCTCTCTTTGATTCTCAGTATGAAGGTAGCGATGGGGTTGAAAGAAGTACCGCCTTCAATAATCAGTACGTCGCTAATGCTCTCTTTGGTAAGGAATGGCCTATTGGAAAAGAAAAGAGAAATGTCCTCACCTTCGATACTAAAGTGACTTTTTCAGGAGGTCGTCCTTACACACCTATCGATCTTGAAGCCACCAGAGAGAATGACGGTCGAGAAGTATTGTTTGAAGAACTGGCGTTCAGCGAAACATATTCTGATTACTTCCGCTGGGACGTAAAATTCGGATTTCGATTGAACGGAAAAAAGAGCAAAGTGAGCCACCAGTTTTTCGTAGATCTTCAAAATGTGACGAATCGAGAAAACATCTTCGTGAAACGATACAATCCTGTAACGGATGAAATCAACGATGTAAACCAAATCGGCTTCTTTCCTGATGTAATGTATAGGATACAGTTTTAG